The proteins below come from a single Cyanobacteria bacterium QS_8_64_29 genomic window:
- a CDS encoding rRNA maturation RNase YbeY: MPEVSVTLHLQDAAGLQRRDPGMNQARWQQWFACWLAKLEAARPPAAAYELSLRLTDDAEIRQLNAGYRGQDAATDVLAFADLELSLPQPASAAFEAEPLYLGDLAISVETAARQARQQQHALARELSWLAAHGLLHLLGWDHPDEASLERMLAQQRRLLAEIVLPASG, translated from the coding sequence ATGCCAGAGGTTTCCGTTACGCTCCACCTGCAAGATGCGGCGGGGCTGCAGCGCCGCGATCCGGGCATGAACCAGGCGCGCTGGCAGCAATGGTTCGCCTGCTGGCTGGCAAAGCTAGAGGCAGCGAGGCCCCCAGCGGCTGCTTACGAGCTCAGCCTACGCCTGACCGATGACGCCGAGATCCGGCAACTCAACGCCGGGTACCGCGGCCAAGACGCTGCCACGGACGTACTAGCCTTTGCCGATCTCGAGTTGAGCCTACCTCAACCGGCAAGCGCTGCATTTGAGGCCGAGCCGCTCTATCTGGGCGATTTGGCCATCTCGGTTGAAACGGCAGCCCGACAAGCCCGGCAGCAGCAGCATGCGCTGGCACGCGAGCTGAGTTGGCTGGCGGCGCACGGCCTGCTGCACCTGTTGGGCTGGGATCACCCCGATGAAGCCAGCCTCGAGCGCATGCTGGCCCAGCAACGCCGCCTGTTGGCCGAGATTGTGCTTCCGGCATCCGGCTAG
- a CDS encoding DUF1611 domain-containing protein, whose translation MRLTAEHRVAIFLHGGIRGNRGKTGLTFLRYGSSPVVAVIDADCAGESLPALTGIACNAPIVASLEAALPHAPQVLLIGIAPPGGALPQAWWQELEAGVAAGLSVVNGLHTPLAPLAERLPGGTLQPGQWIWDIRQEPAGLGIGTGRARTLPCQRILTVGTDMSVGKMSASLELRRSAQERGINVRFLATGQGGLAIAGDGVPLDAVRVDYAAGAIERSALELGPECSLLLIEGQGALIHPGSTATLPLLRGSQPTGLVLVHRAGQQVLHNLPDVAIPPLPEVIRLYEAVANAAGTFGPVAVEAIALNTGGLDEPDARAVIARVRQETGLPCTDAVRFGGDALLEAVAAPA comes from the coding sequence GTGCGCCTGACGGCTGAGCATCGGGTCGCGATCTTCCTGCACGGCGGCATTCGCGGCAATCGCGGCAAAACGGGCTTGACGTTTTTGCGCTACGGCAGCTCGCCGGTTGTTGCGGTTATAGATGCTGACTGCGCGGGCGAATCCCTCCCGGCGCTAACCGGAATTGCCTGCAACGCGCCCATCGTGGCCTCCTTAGAAGCAGCACTGCCGCACGCGCCCCAGGTCCTGCTGATCGGCATTGCACCGCCCGGTGGGGCCTTACCCCAGGCATGGTGGCAGGAGCTGGAAGCCGGCGTTGCAGCCGGTCTGTCCGTCGTCAACGGCCTGCACACCCCGCTTGCACCGCTGGCCGAGCGCCTGCCCGGCGGCACCCTGCAACCCGGGCAGTGGATTTGGGACATCCGTCAAGAACCCGCAGGATTGGGTATTGGCACCGGCCGGGCGCGAACCCTGCCCTGCCAGCGCATCCTGACGGTGGGAACGGACATGTCGGTGGGCAAAATGTCGGCCAGCCTGGAGCTGCGCCGCTCGGCTCAAGAACGCGGCATCAACGTCCGCTTTTTGGCAACCGGTCAAGGGGGGCTGGCCATTGCTGGCGATGGCGTACCGCTGGATGCCGTGCGCGTGGACTACGCAGCGGGCGCGATCGAGCGCTCGGCCCTGGAGCTCGGTCCCGAGTGTTCCCTACTGCTGATTGAGGGGCAAGGTGCGCTCATTCACCCCGGCTCGACGGCTACGCTGCCGCTGCTGCGCGGCAGCCAACCCACGGGTTTGGTACTGGTCCATCGGGCCGGCCAGCAGGTACTGCACAATTTGCCCGATGTTGCTATCCCGCCACTGCCAGAGGTCATTCGCCTGTATGAGGCGGTGGCCAATGCTGCCGGTACCTTCGGCCCGGTGGCTGTGGAGGCGATCGCGCTCAACACGGGCGGGCTGGATGAGCCAGATGCTCGAGCGGTCATTGCTCGCGTCCGTCAAGAGACTGGACTGCCCTGTACCGATGCCGTGCGCTTTGGCGGCGACGCCCTTTTGGAGGCTGTTGCGGCGCCTGCCTGA
- a CDS encoding sodium-dependent transporter, whose amino-acid sequence MTRQRWSSRTVFILAAVGSAVGLGNIWRFPYLTAQYGGGAFLLPYLIALIVVGVPLLALEIGVGQRMQRGAIGSFRRLSPSFGGLGLFALLSAFAIVSYYAVVMAWSLFYVLASFRVSWGDDPEAYFNQQALQASESIAQIGGINWPIFGLLVAVWVAVYFSVWRGTQSLGQIVLYSVPLPALLLLILLGRAMTLPGFLDGWALYLNPDLEALRDPEVWRAAFSQIFFTLTLAFGLMVAYASYRDEGQDVVQDTWITALLNSAVSLIAGFVVFGILGYMATQVETPLAELAQQSGPGLAFVVFPQALDLMPLSALFGVLFFLTLFLLGLDSAFSLVAAINTAVLDTTNGRARTPIVSFWVCLLGFLAGIIYTTQAGQYFLDVVDHFVTGYNLLLVGACQAILVGWIYGAEKMRRQINEVSRWQLGRWWNLAVKYVIPIALVALVAAQLSRDLGAPYGDYPAWAIGIGWAVVIVPVLVFVLFLLKDRSRQAAPADRS is encoded by the coding sequence ATGACCCGACAGCGTTGGTCTTCTCGAACGGTTTTCATCCTGGCTGCCGTCGGCTCGGCCGTCGGCTTGGGCAACATTTGGCGCTTTCCCTACTTGACGGCCCAGTACGGGGGCGGTGCTTTTTTGCTGCCCTACCTGATTGCGCTGATCGTTGTCGGCGTGCCGCTGCTAGCGCTCGAAATTGGGGTGGGCCAGCGGATGCAGCGCGGCGCTATTGGCTCGTTTCGGCGGCTCTCGCCGAGTTTTGGGGGCTTGGGCCTGTTCGCCTTGCTCTCGGCCTTTGCGATCGTCTCCTACTACGCGGTCGTCATGGCCTGGTCGCTGTTTTACGTTTTAGCTTCCTTTCGCGTGTCTTGGGGCGATGACCCCGAGGCTTATTTCAACCAGCAAGCGCTGCAAGCTAGCGAGAGCATCGCTCAGATTGGCGGGATCAACTGGCCTATCTTTGGTCTGCTGGTGGCCGTTTGGGTGGCCGTGTATTTCTCCGTTTGGCGCGGCACGCAAAGTTTGGGCCAAATTGTACTCTATAGCGTGCCGCTTCCGGCCCTCCTGCTGCTTATTTTGTTGGGGCGGGCCATGACGCTGCCGGGCTTTTTAGACGGCTGGGCGCTCTATCTCAACCCGGATTTGGAAGCACTGCGCGATCCCGAAGTCTGGCGGGCTGCCTTCTCGCAAATTTTCTTTACGCTGACGCTGGCCTTCGGGCTCATGGTGGCCTACGCCAGCTATCGCGATGAGGGCCAAGACGTGGTCCAAGATACCTGGATCACGGCCCTACTCAACAGCGCGGTCAGCCTGATTGCCGGTTTTGTGGTCTTTGGCATTTTGGGCTACATGGCAACGCAGGTGGAGACGCCGCTGGCAGAGCTTGCCCAACAGAGCGGCCCGGGCCTGGCCTTTGTGGTTTTTCCCCAAGCCCTGGACTTGATGCCGCTCTCGGCGCTCTTTGGCGTTCTGTTTTTCTTAACGCTTTTTTTGTTGGGTCTCGACAGCGCCTTTTCGTTGGTGGCCGCCATCAACACGGCCGTACTGGATACCACCAACGGGCGCGCCCGAACCCCAATCGTCTCCTTTTGGGTTTGCCTGTTGGGCTTTTTGGCCGGCATCATCTACACCACGCAAGCCGGACAGTACTTTCTGGATGTGGTCGATCACTTTGTGACGGGGTACAACCTGCTGCTGGTTGGCGCCTGTCAGGCCATCCTAGTGGGCTGGATTTACGGGGCCGAGAAGATGCGCCGCCAAATCAACGAGGTCAGCCGCTGGCAGCTCGGTCGCTGGTGGAACCTAGCCGTCAAATACGTCATTCCCATTGCTTTAGTAGCGCTGGTGGCCGCGCAGCTCTCCAGAGACTTGGGGGCGCCCTACGGGGACTATCCGGCTTGGGCTATTGGCATTGGTTGGGCAGTTGTCATCGTGCCCGTCTTGGTCTTTGTCCTGTTTCTGCTCAAGGATCGCAGCCGGCAAGCCGCACCCGCCGATCGCTCCTGA
- a CDS encoding NUDIX hydrolase: MVRPRKWKTLDSQWALDRRWCRVRQDKVELPNGHIIDEYFVNVKPEIAVVLPLTLAQEVILVRQYRHGVGENVWELPAGILQSPAESSQAAAERELAEETGYRARTLTKLAALYNNPSKDTNCIHVFLAEGAIPVESPQPDITEEIEVGVVPLQAVRERIRAGELCAAVTLAALFVGLDWLGQRDAA, encoded by the coding sequence ATGGTAAGGCCGCGCAAGTGGAAAACCCTGGACTCGCAATGGGCGCTCGATAGGCGCTGGTGCCGCGTCCGCCAGGACAAAGTCGAGCTGCCCAACGGGCACATCATTGACGAGTACTTTGTTAACGTCAAACCCGAGATAGCGGTAGTGCTGCCATTAACGCTGGCGCAAGAGGTCATCTTGGTGCGGCAGTACCGCCATGGGGTGGGCGAGAATGTTTGGGAGCTACCGGCTGGCATTCTGCAATCCCCCGCCGAGAGCAGCCAAGCCGCAGCCGAGCGAGAGCTTGCCGAAGAAACCGGCTACCGCGCGCGCACCCTGACTAAATTGGCGGCCCTCTACAACAACCCCAGCAAGGACACAAACTGCATCCACGTTTTTTTGGCCGAGGGCGCCATTCCAGTTGAGTCCCCCCAGCCCGATATCACCGAAGAAATCGAGGTGGGCGTGGTGCCGCTGCAGGCCGTCCGCGAGCGCATCCGAGCGGGCGAGCTCTGCGCCGCCGTTACCCTTGCCGCACTGTTTGTGGGCCTGGACTGGCTGGGGCAACGAGATGCTGCCTAA
- a CDS encoding DUF3285 domain-containing protein gives MSDSNAQRKGSTAPSYTKLAMRNMVRKPGTSLKHFALSTLGLLALFVALSYLSR, from the coding sequence ATGAGCGACTCCAACGCCCAACGCAAGGGCAGTACCGCGCCCAGCTACACCAAGCTCGCCATGCGCAACATGGTGCGCAAGCCCGGCACGTCCCTCAAGCACTTTGCGCTCAGCACCCTGGGCCTGCTGGCACTGTTCGTTGCGCTGTCGTATTTGAGCCGCTAG
- a CDS encoding Xaa-Pro aminopeptidase: MSIPSAEYRQRRERFMAYLDNGVAVIRSAPIAVMHNDVDYPYRQDSDFFYLSGFDEPDAALILAPHCEQQFVMFVQPRDPHKETWTGYLTGVEGAKERFGADEAYPIGELDEQLPQYLESADRIYYHLGRDRAFNDKILGHWQRLVARYPRRGTGPIAIEDTKPIFHALRSLKSATELAMVRQAVAISAEAHERARSLTQPGRYEYEIQAAIESTFRSRGAFGPAYPTIVASGANACILHYIENQRQMQAQDLLLIDAGCAYGYYNADITRTFPVGGRFSPEQKAIYELVLEAQAQVIAQIQPGRGVNEFHDAAVRVLVEGLRELGILQGSTDELIEQETYKPLFMHRTGHWLGLDVHDAGLYKQDGDRWQTLQPGHVLTVEPGLYMGPNVALPEGQPAVAERWRGIGVRIEDDVAVTAEGHEVLSAEVPKSIAAMEA; this comes from the coding sequence ATGAGCATCCCGAGCGCCGAATACCGCCAGCGCCGCGAGCGCTTCATGGCTTACCTGGACAATGGGGTGGCTGTCATTCGCAGCGCTCCCATTGCCGTCATGCACAACGACGTCGACTATCCCTACCGCCAGGACAGCGATTTTTTCTATCTGAGTGGCTTTGATGAGCCCGATGCCGCCCTCATTTTGGCGCCGCACTGCGAGCAGCAGTTTGTCATGTTCGTGCAGCCTCGGGATCCGCACAAAGAGACTTGGACGGGGTACCTGACCGGCGTTGAAGGGGCCAAGGAACGGTTTGGGGCCGATGAAGCCTATCCCATTGGCGAGCTGGACGAACAGCTGCCGCAGTACCTGGAGAGCGCCGATCGCATCTACTACCACCTGGGCCGCGATCGCGCCTTCAACGACAAGATCCTGGGCCACTGGCAGCGGCTGGTGGCGCGCTACCCGCGGCGCGGCACCGGGCCGATTGCCATTGAAGATACCAAGCCCATTTTCCACGCGCTACGCTCGCTCAAAAGCGCCACCGAACTGGCAATGGTACGCCAAGCCGTTGCCATCTCGGCGGAAGCGCACGAGCGCGCCCGAAGCCTGACCCAGCCCGGGCGTTACGAGTACGAAATCCAGGCTGCCATCGAGAGCACCTTTCGCAGTCGCGGTGCCTTTGGGCCGGCTTATCCCACCATCGTGGCCTCGGGCGCCAATGCCTGCATCCTGCACTACATCGAAAACCAGCGGCAAATGCAGGCCCAGGACTTGCTGCTGATCGATGCCGGTTGCGCTTACGGCTACTACAACGCCGACATCACGCGCACGTTTCCGGTGGGCGGGCGGTTCTCGCCCGAGCAAAAAGCCATTTACGAGCTGGTGCTGGAAGCGCAAGCCCAAGTGATCGCCCAAATCCAGCCCGGTCGCGGAGTGAACGAATTCCACGACGCCGCCGTCCGCGTTTTGGTGGAGGGCCTGCGCGAGCTGGGCATCCTGCAGGGGAGCACCGACGAGCTCATCGAGCAGGAGACCTACAAGCCCCTATTCATGCACCGCACCGGCCATTGGCTTGGGCTGGACGTTCACGATGCCGGCCTGTACAAGCAGGATGGCGATCGCTGGCAAACGCTGCAACCTGGTCACGTGCTCACCGTCGAACCCGGGCTCTACATGGGCCCCAACGTGGCGCTCCCCGAGGGGCAACCAGCCGTTGCCGAGCGTTGGCGCGGCATTGGCGTGCGCATTGAGGACGATGTTGCCGTCACTGCCGAAGGACATGAGGTTCTGAGCGCCGAGGTCCCCAAATCCATTGCGGCCATGGAGGCCTAG
- a CDS encoding dipeptide epimerase, which yields MELAWQTFAAHKRFALTIARGTSDRTTNLWVSLAQDGLAGWGEASPFSTGHGEPGIEELVAECEALAPRLQAYHPEQRQAIAALLAERETATAVRAAIDTALHDWLGQRVQQPLWRLGGLERERIPPTSVTVGDRVIAGIQQRIAAWQQQLTLRRLKLKLGHPDGIVADRERLLAAQQSAPQAELYVDANGGWQLSDAIAMCDWLAERGVEYVEQPLAVGDETALAELSARSPLPLFADESCRTSRDVPLLADRVSGINIKLMKAGGLTEVVRMVHTARACGLQVMYGCYADSVLANTAMAQLSPLADYLDLDSHLNLVNDPFAGAVLQAGRLLPNERAGLGVTYRAPDG from the coding sequence ATGGAGCTTGCCTGGCAAACGTTTGCCGCACACAAGCGGTTTGCACTCACCATCGCCCGCGGAACCAGCGATCGCACCACCAACCTCTGGGTGAGCCTGGCGCAAGATGGCCTTGCGGGATGGGGTGAGGCATCGCCGTTTTCCACCGGGCATGGGGAGCCTGGGATCGAGGAGTTGGTGGCCGAGTGCGAAGCCCTAGCGCCGCGCTTGCAGGCCTACCATCCCGAGCAGCGGCAAGCGATCGCTGCCCTGCTGGCCGAGCGCGAGACCGCAACGGCAGTCCGCGCCGCGATCGATACGGCCCTTCACGACTGGCTGGGCCAGCGGGTGCAACAGCCGCTATGGCGGCTTGGGGGGCTGGAGCGCGAGCGAATTCCACCTACCTCCGTCACGGTGGGCGATCGCGTGATCGCCGGCATCCAGCAGCGCATTGCGGCCTGGCAGCAGCAGCTGACGCTCCGCCGCCTCAAGCTCAAATTGGGCCATCCGGACGGCATTGTCGCCGATCGCGAGCGCCTGCTGGCTGCGCAACAATCAGCCCCCCAAGCCGAGCTCTACGTGGATGCCAACGGCGGCTGGCAGCTGTCCGATGCCATTGCCATGTGCGATTGGCTGGCCGAGCGCGGCGTCGAGTACGTGGAACAACCGTTGGCAGTGGGCGACGAAACCGCGCTGGCCGAGCTGAGCGCTCGCTCGCCACTGCCGCTGTTTGCCGACGAAAGCTGCCGCACCAGCCGCGATGTACCGCTGCTAGCCGATCGCGTTAGCGGCATCAACATCAAGCTCATGAAGGCAGGGGGGTTAACAGAGGTTGTTCGCATGGTCCACACTGCAAGGGCTTGCGGCCTGCAGGTCATGTACGGCTGCTACGCCGATAGCGTCCTTGCAAACACGGCCATGGCGCAGCTATCGCCGCTTGCCGATTATCTAGATTTGGACAGCCACTTGAATCTGGTGAATGACCCGTTTGCCGGCGCGGTGCTGCAGGCGGGCCGCTTGTTGCCCAACGAGCGGGCTGGACTGGGAGTCACCTACCGTGCGCCTGACGGCTGA
- a CDS encoding rhomboid family intramembrane serine protease — protein sequence MVPLHDNNLTRTTPYVVLALIAANVVTFLHELSLSEEGLNRFFYTYAIVPEQLTASLQSGNLAYVVPQLSTLITSQFLHGGFLHVGGNMLFLWVFGNNIEDQIGHLKFLIFYLICGSLAGLAQWFFFSQSAVPVLGASGAIAGVLGAYILRFPRAEVLTLVPFFFFLFTIHIPAVLFLGFWFLQQAVQGVAALQASTGVNSGGVAYWAHAGGFVFGALLAAPFGLFRRR from the coding sequence TTGGTTCCCCTTCACGACAACAACCTCACGCGAACGACGCCCTACGTTGTCTTGGCCCTGATTGCGGCCAACGTTGTTACGTTTTTGCACGAGCTCAGTTTGTCGGAGGAAGGGCTCAACCGCTTCTTCTACACCTACGCGATCGTGCCCGAGCAACTGACAGCTAGCTTGCAAAGCGGGAACCTAGCCTATGTCGTTCCCCAACTGTCAACTTTGATTACCTCCCAATTTCTGCACGGAGGTTTTTTGCACGTTGGCGGCAACATGCTGTTTTTGTGGGTATTTGGCAACAACATTGAAGATCAAATCGGGCACCTTAAATTCTTAATTTTCTACTTGATCTGCGGCAGCTTGGCCGGGCTGGCTCAGTGGTTTTTCTTTAGCCAGTCAGCGGTTCCGGTATTGGGAGCTAGCGGCGCTATTGCTGGCGTTTTGGGCGCCTACATTTTGCGCTTCCCGCGGGCGGAAGTCTTAACGCTGGTGCCGTTTTTTTTCTTTTTATTTACCATTCACATCCCGGCGGTATTGTTCCTTGGCTTTTGGTTCCTGCAGCAAGCCGTGCAGGGGGTGGCCGCGCTGCAGGCCTCAACTGGGGTCAACAGCGGCGGCGTTGCCTATTGGGCGCATGCCGGTGGCTTTGTCTTTGGCGCGCTGCTGGCCGCCCCATTCGGCCTATTTCGACGGCGCTGA
- a CDS encoding peptidase M48, Ste24p yields the protein MVRSHDGIGIALSLLLPGAAALAVLPAQARSQAPVVASADGANEKSSSKEENKKNSDKSDRADKETTESEAEASDGKALSEAERQRRQTLIEADELYRAGKREAAQQRYRQAKAPFASAQPAEAAKADDPYSDAAELPPGGQVYWRNYQQGQKQQLESKVLASLQLLVKKHPTFIPGHLQYAQVLAQRDRHDRAIQVLERALDRYPDQPKLVRATVESYAQAERWLQGSIVARRFALTHPDHPQADTFRDLADKQLERQQEYLRAEMRTNAIANLFTGALSYGLTGSLLGPLSAAESAALLLRGESSVGEQIAEGAREQLPMVEDEAVVNYVRDLGNEVARYTGRDEFDYQFYVVKDEHLNAFALPGGKVFVHAGALTEAESKAELAGLLAHELAHAALSHGFQRVTQGNLTANLTEFLPLGGTAANLLVLDYTRDTEREADLVGTRILAASQYAADGLYGFMKTVEAQADDRPPVWLASHPKPGDRARNIKQAIVSHGYNRYAYEGVAEHQKIQTQVEAIIEQCKQSGECGKQQEQ from the coding sequence ATGGTCCGCTCTCACGACGGCATTGGGATAGCACTGAGCTTGCTGCTGCCGGGAGCAGCCGCACTGGCAGTATTGCCAGCCCAGGCGCGATCGCAGGCACCGGTCGTTGCCAGTGCGGATGGCGCTAACGAGAAGAGCTCTAGCAAAGAGGAAAATAAGAAAAACAGCGACAAATCGGATCGGGCGGACAAAGAGACTACCGAGAGCGAGGCTGAGGCCAGCGATGGCAAGGCGCTAAGCGAGGCCGAGCGACAGCGGCGGCAGACGCTAATTGAGGCGGACGAGCTCTATCGCGCCGGCAAGCGCGAAGCAGCCCAGCAACGCTACCGCCAGGCGAAAGCGCCGTTTGCCTCAGCCCAACCGGCTGAGGCTGCCAAGGCCGACGATCCCTACTCCGATGCGGCCGAGCTGCCGCCGGGCGGGCAAGTATACTGGCGCAACTACCAGCAAGGACAAAAGCAGCAGCTCGAAAGCAAAGTCCTGGCATCACTGCAGCTGCTTGTCAAAAAACATCCCACCTTCATCCCCGGCCACTTGCAATATGCCCAAGTCCTCGCTCAACGCGATCGCCATGATCGCGCCATTCAGGTCCTGGAGCGCGCCCTGGATCGCTACCCGGATCAACCCAAACTGGTGCGCGCCACCGTCGAGTCCTACGCTCAGGCCGAGCGCTGGTTGCAGGGCTCGATCGTGGCGCGGCGCTTTGCCCTGACCCATCCCGACCATCCTCAGGCCGATACCTTCCGCGACCTAGCCGACAAGCAACTCGAGCGCCAACAGGAGTACTTGCGCGCTGAGATGCGCACCAATGCTATTGCCAATCTATTTACTGGTGCCCTCAGCTATGGCCTGACTGGCAGCCTGCTCGGCCCACTTTCAGCTGCCGAGAGCGCAGCCCTACTGTTGCGCGGCGAGTCGAGCGTCGGCGAGCAAATAGCTGAGGGAGCTCGCGAGCAGCTGCCCATGGTTGAGGATGAGGCGGTCGTGAACTACGTGCGCGATCTGGGCAACGAGGTGGCGCGCTATACCGGCCGCGATGAGTTCGACTACCAATTCTACGTGGTCAAGGACGAGCACCTGAACGCCTTTGCCCTGCCCGGCGGCAAAGTGTTCGTCCATGCCGGCGCCCTTACCGAGGCTGAGTCCAAAGCCGAGCTAGCCGGGCTACTGGCACACGAGCTAGCCCACGCTGCCCTCTCGCACGGCTTCCAGCGCGTTACCCAAGGCAACCTCACCGCCAACCTAACCGAGTTTCTACCGCTGGGCGGGACAGCTGCCAACCTGCTGGTGCTCGACTATACCCGCGATACGGAGCGGGAAGCTGATTTGGTGGGCACGCGCATCTTGGCTGCCAGTCAGTACGCTGCCGATGGGCTGTACGGCTTCATGAAAACGGTCGAGGCCCAAGCGGACGACCGTCCGCCCGTCTGGCTGGCGAGCCACCCCAAACCAGGCGATCGGGCGCGCAACATCAAGCAGGCCATTGTCAGCCACGGCTACAATCGCTACGCCTACGAGGGGGTGGCCGAGCACCAAAAGATTCAAACCCAGGTTGAGGCCATTATCGAGCAATGCAAGCAGAGCGGGGAGTGCGGCAAGCAACAGGAGCAATAG
- a CDS encoding aminodeoxychorismate/anthranilate synthase component II has translation MLAIIDNYDSFTYNLVQYLGELGQQYAAAASIEVYRNDCITPEALRQRQPEGIVISPGPGTPDDAGISLELVRTLGPNLPILGVCLGHQCISQAFGASIAPAPELMHGKTSQIHHQGDGIFAGLARPFAATRYHSLVIAPESLPAALETTAWAEDGTLMGIRHRNYPHLQGVQFHPESILTDAGKQLLANFLATLEQHALAAR, from the coding sequence GTGCTCGCTATTATCGACAATTACGACAGTTTTACCTACAACCTGGTCCAATACCTGGGCGAGCTGGGCCAGCAGTACGCAGCTGCAGCGTCAATTGAAGTCTATCGCAACGACTGCATCACGCCTGAAGCGCTGCGCCAGCGGCAACCTGAGGGCATCGTTATCTCGCCCGGACCGGGAACGCCTGACGACGCCGGCATTTCGCTCGAGCTCGTGCGCACGCTCGGCCCCAACCTGCCCATTTTGGGCGTATGCCTGGGCCACCAGTGCATCAGTCAAGCCTTTGGCGCCTCCATTGCACCTGCCCCCGAGCTCATGCACGGCAAAACCTCCCAGATCCACCACCAAGGGGACGGGATCTTTGCTGGCTTGGCCCGTCCGTTCGCAGCAACGCGGTACCATAGTTTAGTCATTGCCCCCGAGAGCTTGCCTGCTGCCCTTGAGACAACGGCTTGGGCCGAGGACGGAACGCTAATGGGCATCCGACACCGGAACTATCCTCACTTGCAAGGCGTCCAGTTCCACCCTGAGAGCATCCTGACCGATGCGGGCAAGCAGCTACTAGCCAATTTTTTGGCAACGCTCGAGCAGCATGCTCTAGCAGCACGCTAG
- a CDS encoding Zn-dependent hydrolase — MKRRQLFRYAGLGLASALGAASAARLPFASAQGASSLRVRWLGHTCFLFEGSGKRILVNPFQPRGCTAGYSKPAVEADLVLASSHLLDEGATDVVPGNPQVFAQPGDYRFQGIQIQGVGIPHDQVGGRRLGTNVIWHWEQGGVKIAHLGGAAAPIQTEQRILIGRPDIAFIPVGNTANVYGAQQAQQALKTLKPKIAVPTHYRTDAAEDGNCDLDPLESFLQAVEGMDVRRPEADATVVSASMLPAQGPKIWVMRYPS; from the coding sequence ATGAAACGGCGACAGCTCTTTCGCTATGCCGGCCTAGGCCTGGCCTCGGCGCTTGGTGCGGCCAGTGCCGCTCGGCTCCCGTTTGCATCCGCACAGGGGGCCTCCTCGCTGCGCGTGCGCTGGTTGGGACATACCTGCTTTTTGTTTGAAGGCAGCGGCAAGCGCATCCTGGTCAACCCGTTCCAGCCGCGCGGCTGCACGGCGGGGTACTCAAAGCCGGCCGTAGAGGCCGATCTGGTCTTGGCCAGCAGCCATCTGCTTGATGAGGGCGCGACTGATGTCGTCCCCGGAAACCCGCAGGTCTTTGCCCAGCCCGGCGACTACCGCTTTCAAGGCATCCAGATCCAGGGCGTTGGCATCCCGCACGATCAGGTAGGCGGCCGCCGCCTGGGGACCAACGTCATTTGGCACTGGGAGCAAGGTGGGGTCAAGATCGCCCACCTGGGCGGCGCTGCTGCCCCCATCCAGACCGAGCAACGCATTCTCATCGGCCGTCCCGATATTGCCTTTATCCCCGTTGGCAATACGGCCAATGTATACGGAGCGCAACAGGCCCAGCAGGCGCTCAAGACGCTCAAGCCCAAAATTGCCGTTCCCACGCACTATCGCACGGATGCGGCTGAGGACGGCAACTGCGATTTGGACCCGCTCGAGTCGTTCCTGCAAGCGGTTGAAGGCATGGACGTGCGCCGCCCAGAGGCCGACGCCACAGTCGTCTCGGCCAGCATGCTGCCTGCCCAGGGCCCCAAGATTTGGGTCATGCGCTACCCATCCTAG
- a CDS encoding diacylglycerol kinase, with translation MGSDSGVEQVPQRAARTQSAERAAAAVPRLATAHAQTTQWERERRSSWQIATSLGGSFQYAWLGLRYTFRTQRNFRIHTAIGTLALGLGWGLQVPRAELAVIGVMVALVLALELLNTAIESVVDLTVECSYHELAKMAKDCAAGAVLVSSVAAVVVAGLVLLPPLLAIAA, from the coding sequence ATGGGATCGGACTCGGGCGTCGAGCAGGTGCCGCAGCGAGCAGCGCGCACGCAGTCGGCCGAGCGGGCAGCCGCGGCAGTTCCTCGCTTGGCGACGGCCCACGCCCAAACCACCCAATGGGAACGCGAGCGGCGCTCGAGCTGGCAGATTGCCACCAGTTTAGGGGGAAGCTTTCAATATGCCTGGTTGGGCCTGCGCTACACCTTCAGGACGCAACGCAACTTCCGCATCCACACCGCGATCGGCACGCTAGCCCTAGGGTTGGGCTGGGGATTGCAGGTGCCGCGAGCCGAGCTGGCCGTCATTGGCGTTATGGTCGCGCTGGTCCTGGCACTGGAGCTGCTCAACACGGCAATTGAATCAGTGGTCGACCTAACGGTCGAGTGCTCTTATCACGAACTGGCTAAAATGGCTAAAGACTGTGCGGCAGGCGCCGTTTTGGTGTCTTCGGTGGCTGCCGTTGTCGTGGCGGGGTTGGTGCTGCTTCCACCGCTGCTGGCGATCGCCGCTTGA